A region from the Mycobacteriales bacterium genome encodes:
- a CDS encoding IS630 family transposase encodes SVKELVSAISRFIEGWNDRCHPFTWTKTADEILTHAVRKTTSDADH; translated from the coding sequence AGCGTCAAGGAACTCGTCTCCGCGATCAGCCGGTTCATCGAAGGCTGGAACGACCGCTGCCACCCCTTCACCTGGACCAAGACCGCCGACGAGATCCTCACCCACGCCGTCCGTAAGACAACTTCAGACGCGGACCACTAG